TGAAATCGGGGATGTAAATAAGGCTTTAACTTGTGAATTTAAGTCATGATTAAAACTGAAAATCGAACATTGCTAAGATACGGAAGAATTTTTCGGCCTCGCGTCGCGGTGTACAGTGGTGGGGGGGTAGAGCTGAGCCTTGcccccccgccgtccccgggGCACGGCTGTGTCTGGCCTGGGGGTGGTTGCTGCACCGGGAAACCTGAATCGCGGCGGGAGGGTCCTTGTGCTACTGAACTAAATTAGCCGGAGGTGGACTCATTTCACTCCTCACCTTCTCGTTCTTGATGGCCCAGTTAGTAAATTAAGCAGGATGAGTTTAGGGTGTCGGGGTCCGCGCTTGCTCCCGCGCCTCTGCTATTTCAGGTGCTGTCAGGGTTGCGCTTTCCTTCCAGAAACGGGGCTCTGCGGGAGGGGGAGCGTCATCCCGCCGCTTCCCTCGGGGGAGAAGCGAAGGAAGCTTTTTCGGGAGCTGCCTGTGGTGCAGGGGTGTGGGGACGGCGGCGCTCGGTCTGTCCCGGGCATAGCAGGGCTGCGATGGCGGGGTCGGGGCAGCAGGCCCTGGGGGAGCCGGGGGCTCTCCAGCCTGGTGCTGGGACGTCCGTCCCTCCCGGCTCCCTCTCACCGCTGCCAAGCTGATGCCCCGGGCTCTGTCCCTGTGCTGTTCCTGGGGCTAATAATACCTGGGAGGAGGCGGCGTGCTGCTGGCAGCGCCTCTGTCCCGAGCCCACTCCACGGAGCGATGCTCTCCCCGCTCGCGCCGAGCGCGTCCTCCCACTGCCGCCGGCTCCCACCCGCCGGCACAtgcccggggctgctgccgcctCTTCCCGGTGCCTCTGTGCCTGCTGCCGGCACAGCCCGGCCGCCTGCCGGCTTTCCCGGTGCCCTCCCCTacatccccgccagccccggtCCGGCTCAGCTCTCCCTGCAGCTTCGCTTGGGGGTGATGCAAATACCTCCGTTATTTCTGCTTCTACACCCAGCGGCGTCAGCTCAGTTAccttcatttatttctcttcctaaaCATGGGCGTTTGCACTGGATTTtctcatttggggaaaaaagaattctCCTTGAAACAGGGCTGTTGGTTGCAAACCGGGTTTTTACCTGTTTCTGACTGACCCCCTTTCCCCTACCCGTGTTGGTGCCTGTGGGGAGACCCAAAACCTGCTGGGTCCCGCACGAGCTCTCGCAGGGTTTGCTCTCGAGGGAGGATGCTCGGAGCGGGGAGGGAGCAGTAGGAGCTCCAGCTCTGACATAAGCCCCCTTTGAAGTCTGGGATGTCACTTAATCTCACTGCTTTGTTGAGGTTTATTCCATTTTATGTGGCTGCTAATAAATATTGTGGCATGCTAAAAATAACTGTTAAACATGGAGAGAAGTAAAGCTGCTTTAGGCCCTGAATTTCCAGTTTAATTCCCTTCTCAGGGGAGCTCAGACTTTTGGAAACAGGTTTAGCAGTGCCTGGTCTGCACGGCTGCTTGTGGATTTTCGGTGCGGTGCTGCCGTCCCAGGGGAGAGCCGGTGGCAGCGAGGTGTTGCAGGGCAGGACAGCGACGGCGGGGAGAGCTGCTCCTCTTAGAGGCCTGGTGCCACGTCAAGGGTGGAAGCTCCTCAGAGAGGAGCCGGGGACATCCCGAGGGCGttgagggaggagaaaggggctGGTTCGGGGAGCTGGGGACATCTCACGCCCTCCGTGCTCAGGGATGCTGATGGTTGCCCTGCGGTCCCCGGCGTTGCTCTGAAGCCCTCCCGTGTGCCATGTTTGCACCGCACAGGttaccccagcccagccccgtctGCCGCTTCCGTGCCCCGTACGGTGCTGGCAAAGCCCCGCGTGGCGCAGCCGTGCTGGCAGAAGTCCCGCAGGTAGAGCAGGAGCCGTGCCAGCAGGGGAGCCTCCCGCTGCCGCGTCTGCGGCTTCCCTGCCCGGCGCTGGCATCTGCGCAGCCCCGGGGTGCGGCATCCAGGAAGGGCCGCCCCGGCAGTCCCCTTGCTGCTCGCggccgggcagggagggctgtgcagcgctgccctgccctggcaccgtGTGCCCGTGCCCCGCACCGCTTACCGTGCGGCTGGCTGGCAAACCCCAACGGAAAGCGCTGCCGGTAGTTTTAGCGTTGCTGACGGTTGTGTGTGGTGGAGGGGTTCATGTGCTGTCCCGCTGCGGCCCCGGCTCTCGGCAGCGCGGCCCTGCCCGTCCTTGCAGGCAGCGGTGGGCAGCAAGCAGGGATTTGGCAAAGGTGCCGGCAGCGGAGGAGGTGCCGGAGGTGTTCAGCCTGGGCTGGGCTTCACGGTGGTTTGTGCGTGGCGGTGCCCGGCCGGGGCAGGGACGACTGAGGGCCGTGGGGGCCGTTGCCAGCCCTGGGCAACCGCGGCAACCTCCCCGGCCTCTGCCGCCGGTGCAAGTGCCTCGGCGCGGCTCGGGTGCCTGTTTGGTGAGAGGGTGGCTACACGTGGTACAGCTCGTCCCGCCGCCCGCGCGGCTCCCAGCCCACGCGCTGAGTCAGCGCCTCTGCGTGGGGGGGCTCCGATGAGTAAGGGCGGGTTGGAGGGGCCGCACAGGCACACGTGTGCGTGTCTGTGCTGGGGGGGCCCCTGCGGGCACCCTGCCTGCcgccccccaccagccccggggctgcaccGCTGACCCCTCTCCGGAGGATGCTGCGGCAGCCCCTACCCTGCGCACGGAGGGGCAGGCGCTCGGTGGGCGAAGCGCTGAGGGCAGCCacctctctgcttctctttccGTTCTAGTACATCGAGGCCATCAGCAACAAGCAGGGCGAGCTGGAGAACTACGTCTCTGACGGCTATAAGACAGCGCTCACGGAAGAGAGGAGACGGTTCTGCTTCCTGGTAGAGAAACAGTGCGCGGTAGCGAAGAGCGCGATCACCTACCACGCCAAGGTGAGTCGGCCCCACCGGAGCCGCCGGTCTGCGGGTCCCCGGCTGCCCCGTCACCGGGTGGACGCGCCTGTCACAAGCCGTTGCCTGTAGAGCAGGCTGATGTCCTGAAAGCTGCAGCTGATGCAGCCCCTGCGGCTCGGGGGGCAGAGGCGGGGGGGTTCACCAGTGGGGGTGCACAGAGCCTGTGCTCccgggctggcagaggcagggctgcacCCCGAGCTGCCCTTCCTCGACGAGGGGGCACgtctcccatgggtgctgctctGCATTTCAAAGCAGCCTGTGGCTGCACGAGGTAGACGAGACCGACTGTGGTTTGCTCGAGTGGCAGCGGTGCTgagggcagagcctggcagcgCATCCCGCCGTCCGGCTCGCCCAGGCGGTGCCGGCCCCTCCGCGGTGCGACTTCACCTGCGCGGAAGAGCTCATGGTAGGTGGATGGGGCCGGGTTCACCCCTCCTGAGGTCTGAGGGCTCTGCCCCGGCAGAGGCTCGTCAGGTTCCTCGTGCATCAGCTCATGAtttgcaaaagcagaagaaatgcaaagcagcgCCGTTCCTGCTCGGAGTCGGAGCAGCGCTGCCcgcctggcagggcagggaaagGGCTCCCTCCGACCCCCCAGTACCCCCTGGCCTTAGTAAAGGCGGGGATTAAACCAGAGATTAAACTGCTGCTCCAGACCCCCTCTTGCCCCTTCCCAGGCAGCCCACGTTTCCCGGGCCGGGGGCCGGAGCTGCTGCCTGCCGGCACggggagcagcagccccctgcGCTGGTCCGGAGCAGAATCCATCCGGACGAGGGCTGGGAACGGCGGCGCTGCTCCCGCAGCCTCGTGCTCCCATTCTGGCTGttccccaccgccaccccccatCGCTCACAGCACCCATCTGTCACCGCCGCGTTTGGCACCCCGGAGCAGGAGAAGGAGTTTGGATTAGTCAGCGCTGTCCTCGCGCTGCACTGCGGGCTGGATGGATGCTCGGCACACGCAAACTCCTCCTGTAGCGCAGGAGGGAAAACTCCCCCCCCAGGGACGGGGGGTCGGCAGGCACGAGGGTGCCGGCACCTGCAGCATGACCGTGGCACAGTGAGCCCAAAAGCTTCTCGCAGCAGCGCGTGGAGGGTGGTTTTGCAAGAGGGACTCTGCAGGCAGCTCGTCCAGAGCGGGGTGGGCGTACGCGTGACGTGGGCACCCGGCCCCACACCAGCCCGGCAGCCGGCGTGGGCCTTGCCGGCTAAAAACGCCGTCCCGCTGCTGCCTGCGGCTCCCGGATGCTGGCAGAGCCGCAGTCTGGGCGGCGAGGCTGCGCCTCGGCTGGAGCTGGTGGCCGATAGCGGGGAAAAGTTCTGGGACTTCAAAATTGGCTTTAGAGGGTTTTTTGGTACGTAGGGACCGAGCTGTCTCCAGGTGAGACCATGCGAAGCCGTGCAGAGCTGTCAGGTCACCCTCGGCCGCCCGGCTCTGCTGCGGGGTGAGCTGGCGGGCGAGCTAGCCGGCGGGCTTGCCGGAGCCGCTCCTCCGCACCCCCTCACGGCGCGTCTCCCAGGGAGGTGTTCAGGCTGGGGGTCTGCGTGGTGTGTGGGGGGGAGCGACCTCGGGGTGGTTGGGGGCATCTCCTCCCTCGGAGAGTCACGCGATGGGATGCTTGTGCTCGCGGCACGCGTGTGTGAGCTGAATAAGGGCAAGTTTACCTccgtggtttttttctttttttccctcccccttggCTCGGAGCACGGCGGCGGACGGCTGCAggtcctgccatgggcagggcagggcggggtTTAGCTGAGGGGTGCTGGGGCCAGCGACTATCGGGGCTGAGCTGCCCTGAGCAGGAGGCTCATCCCTCGGGACCTGGGCGACCGCTCAGAGTGCGACTGCGCACTGCACGTCCCGAGGCCGAGCCTTTGGTCAGGTTTTATTTCTCCGCTCAGTCGAGCGGTGCTGTTCTTGctgagcccagcaccctgcccggcTCCTTGCGGCCCCTCTGCTCCTGGAGCTGCCCCACGATATCTCGGAATAAGCTGGGGAGACGAAttaccttttccttctctccttgctATTTTTTATGACACCTTCCTGGCTCGGCTGCCATCAGAGCCTGGAAGCAGTAAGTCCCTGTGTTTTATCTCGTCCGTGCCATGCACAGAGGAGTCGATCAATCTTGTGGCCAGGATCAGGCCAGCTCCGGATCCGCGCAGTGCTGCCCGGGGAGGGGCGCAGAGCTGGGTGGGTTTTCCCGCACCCCTGTGTGCTCACTCCTTGGTTTTCTGTCTTGCAGGGGAAGGAGATGCTGACGCAGAAGCTGCCGCTGTGGCAGCAGTCCTGCTCGGATCCCAACAAGATCCCGGAGCGCGCTATACAGCTGATGCAGCAGATGGCTGCCAGCAGCAATGGCACCATTATGCCCAGCCCTCTGTCTACATCCAAATCCAACCTCATCATCTCTGACCCCATCCCTGGTGCCAaacctctccctgtccccccggAGCTGGCACCTTTCGTAGGAGTAAGTATCTCCGTGGCGGAAGCTGTCCTGCCCTTCTGAGCAAAGCTGGAGGGAGGAGCCCGGGCCGGTGTCACCGTTGTCCTCAGCAAGTTGCCTTTTGATGGACTGTCGTTGATGCGCAGGGACGGGCAGCTCCGCGCCGCCCTGGGATGCGGGAAGGAGCCTGGCATGGAGATGGGCagcccatcccgtcccatcccgccTGGGTTGCTGAGCTCCAGAGGGGCAGGGGCTCCCGGGGGCGTTTTGGGGAACCCACGAGCTGGACTCACTtggccaggctggtcccagtcAGGCTGGTCCCAGAGCTGTGGGGCTGAACCAAGGTACCCCAGTAACCACGGGAGAAGGTGCTTGGAGTGACCCCTGGGATAAAAGACCCTTCAGAAAAGGGTTTCTGCCCTGATGTGGGGGCACGAGCGGAGCAGTAGAGCTCAGGTGGGATTTATTGGGTGTGAGGCAGCTTGGAGCAGTAAAATACTGTAGAGGTGACCCCACTGCTCCCCCCCAAGCCGTTTGTCTCAGGTGGGGAACTAAACCCACAGGCTGAAGCTCTGGTCTGCTGCGAGCCGCCTTCCCTGGAGCTGCGTCCcgctgcgggagctgcggtgGGATGCCCTAATGAAGACGTTCCCcgtcttccccccctcctctcctctctccgtAGCGCATGTCGGCGCAGGAGGCCATGCCGGTGATGAATGGAGTCTCAGGCCCAGACAGTGACGGGTACAACCACTGGTCTGAGATGAAGCCAGCACAGCCCAAATCTTTATCTCCTCCCCAGCCTCAGAAGCAGCTGAGTGACTCTTACTCCAATACACTCCCAGTTCGCAAAAACGTGCCACCGAAAAACAGCTACGCATCAGGTGAGGCTTAGTCCTCCCCGTTCTCCGCTCCGGGGGCTCCCGGGGTGCCGGCTGTGCCGGTCGGCGCTCGCGGGGAGCGTTCAGCAGGGGCCGGTCGCAGCCGCGGTGAGCGGGCTCGTCGGGGATGCCGCTGCCTCGGGGCAGCGACCGGCAGCATCGCTGCGGCGTCGAGCGCCGCTCCTGCCTCTGGGCCCGGGGTTAGGCAATGAGCGGGGCCGGGCTCTGCCGCGGCTTCGGCTGGGTGGGCTTTCAGCCCACGGACAGGATTTCCAGGAGGAAGATCGTGAGGAATCTTGCACGGGGAGGCTGTTCCCTTTGCCGCGGCTGGTGGGCGATGCCAAGAGCAGCGGCCTGATCCTGCTCATTAAGGGGAAAAGTGCGAGTCGAACACTGAAGGTTTTCTTGGCACCTGGGGTAAAATAAGCGAGGTTAGGGAcctgcccctgcctgcgctgGGTTTGGCCAGGGGTGAAGGACTTGGGGCACTCGTTGGTCTCTCTCTCCCACCAGCCGAAAACAAGACGCTGCCACGCTCCAGCTCCATGGCCGCAGGGCTCGAGAGGAACGGCAGGACGAGGGTGCAGGCCATTTTCTCTCACGCTGCCGGAGATAACAGCACCCTCCTGAGCTTCAAGGAGGGTGACCTCATCACGCTGCTGGTGCCGGAGGCCAGGGACGGCTGGCATTACGGAGAGAGcgagaaaacaaaaatgtgagtGCTGTGGCCATCCCCGCCAACCGCTGCACCCCGGGCGCAGCCTCTCCTGGATCCTCCACGAATAAAAGTGAGTTTGGCTTCatcccctgcctttgcctttcagGAGGGGCTGGTTTCCTTTCTCCTACACGCGGGTCCTCGACAGCGACGGCAGCGAGCAGGTCCACGCGAGGTAGGAGCATCGTGCTGGGTGGGTCCCTGCGCCAGCTTGGGGGCTTGGGGTGGGAATACTCCTCTTCCTCCGTCATGATGCGTGTCGTTAGGAGTAACTCCCAGCAGGGGCGGTGGTAGCTGGCTGGGGGGGCTTTGGCCGTGGGGTCCCCTGCCGTGGGTGGGCGGGCAGCCTGGGGGTCTCAGCCCGGGGTGGGCTGGTGCTGATGCCCTCTGCTCTGGGTCCCCCCACCCAGCCTGCAgcaagggaagagcagcagcaccgGCAACCTGCTGGACAAAGACGACATCGCCATCCCGCCGCCCGACTACGGCATGGCCTCCCAAGCCTTCCCGGCGCAAGGCGTTAACACCTTCAAGCAGAGGCCGTACAGCGTGGCCGTGCCCGCCTTCTCCCAGGTGAGCCCGTGGGGCAGCGGGGGCTTCTCCTGCTCTGGGGGGCACTTTTTATAAACGGGAGATGCTTGAGCAAAGCCCCGGGCGTTAGTCCCTGCTGGAGCCCTGCGCGCGGTGGCCCGGGTGTCTGCGGCGTCTCTGTCCGCCTGTGGTTTTAAAGCAGCAGGATAAAACGTGTCAAAGCGTGTTCTCGGTCCCGGCGTGGCGCAGACGGCGTGCGGGTGACGGAGGGCTGCTCTCCAACCTGTGTTCGTTGTTTGTAGGACTACCTAATGCCCTATGGTTGTGCAATTAAAGACTATTCCAGTGGCCTCTGCCAACCACCCTCCGCTCACTACAAGCCTTACGCTAGGTCGACAGCTGTAAGTCCGAACGCACGCAATGTTTCCCTTGGGATTTACGGGCAGTTGGCTGTTTTTGCCTGGTGACCCGTGTTCCTTGCCCGGGGCCCCGTCTCCTGCTGAGCACCTctcctggggagaagggatgggatgcagggaggcggcgggagaggagaggagagcagccgACGGGGAGGACCAGCCGGTTTGGCTCGCCTGGGCGGAACGGGCAAGGCACAGGGAGCGAATGGCACAAAACGGCACCGTAAACCCCCAAAGGACAACACTTGCTGACTCCGTGGGAGCCTCCCACCAGAAACGAGCTGTTCACAGGCAGCTGGAAGCGTTTTCTCTGGCACATGCCGATTCAAGCCGGTGATGGTCCCGTGGGAACGCTGGAGTGAGCGTGCGGGGCTGGGGCGGACCCCCGTCCCGGGCTCCGGCGGCTGTCCAAAACGAGCTCAGGGCTTCTCGGATAATGTGTTGGGGAGGAAGCATCTGTGGACAAGATCAGCTTAACCCAGGAGCCGCTGGCGTGGGGCTTCCCTGCCAAGAACGAGCGTGGTGGGATGAGCCACGTTGGCTTCCCTGGAGCGCTCGGCATGTGCTGGCGCATGGggagaggatgaggagggggagaggcGGCCATACAGCACCCGACCCTTCGGCAGGGCGCTCCGGAGAGGCGGCAGCTCCAGCCAGGGTCTGGCCCTCCCTGCAGGGGATGGGCAAGCGCAGCCCCACTCGCTCTTTGCTGGGTTTTCCCAGCAGGGTCTGCTGCTGGGTTTGGAGCCTTCCTGGGACAGTGGGAACGTGGGTCTCTGATCCCTGGTGCATGGTCACCTCAGAGGCCAGCGGCTCCTGCTCCTTCCTGCAGCGGTCCCGTGTTTGTccggagagcagagctgctccgtGGCCGTATCCCAGGGCAGGTCCTTGCCTGGAGAGCGATGTCCTTGGGGGACGTTCTCTGAGCCCAGTCCCCGTCTGCTCCTTGGACCACTGCAGTCCTTCCCTGCTGCAAAGAACGTTCAGTACCGGCTGAAGGAGAAAATAGTCCAAAACCCTGTGGGTTTCTGGTGGGAGTTAATACAGACAAACACCTCTTTCCACAGAACATTTCACTGGTGTGTCTCAGACTTGTTCGATCCCTTTTCGACTGTCTCGCATCTAGAAAGCAGCTGGAGCTCTGTTACCACggtggggctgggcagagcccggTCCGTGCTTTCCCTTGTCCTGCCGGAATAAAGTCCTGCTCCAAAGAGAGTGGTGCAACTTTACTCTCTGCTGTCTAAATCCCCTTTAAATCATCCCCATatctccctttcttctccaaatGCATTGGCTCTCGGCCCCGGCGTCCCTGGGTCCCGATGCACTTTGGTCTGTTCGTGTGACCCTCCAGTGGCACCTGAGCGGGCACAGCCCACGTCCCCCGCCCCTCACCgtgcttcctcccctcctctccgcAGGGTCTCGACGACTACGGGACGAGGTCCGTCAGCAGGTAAGACTTCACCTTCCTGTCGCGTTACCTGAAAGTGAACTGTTGCTGTTGGCTCTGGGTGAAGCCGTGGTGCCATGTCCCCGTGGGGGTCCCTGCGCGGGCTCCCcgggggacaggcggtggctggGATGGGGCCGTGTGGTGGAGGACGCGGTGCAGGTCTGTGAGTGCGGAGGAACCCAGCGTCTCCTGGGGAGGGCAGGTCCCAGGGCCAGCCCCTGCGTCCCCCACCTTGCACCCCTTGTGCTCCCCCGGAGAGAGTCGCgtctccccagcctcccctccgGGCCTCGTGCCCGGACTGCGAGGCCACGGAGAGTGCAGGCTCGCGGGGTCTTTCCCCGGCACcttctcccacccagcagctcctcCGTCCCCGTTCCCTCTGCCGTGGAGCCGCCCCATCTCGCTCTGGGGGataaaccccaaacccacaggcACGGGCTGCGAGCAAAGCGGTgacgggcagggctggagctcgccgccccgctccgcgggGAGGGTGCGATGCCGGTCCCCGTGGCGCCGTGCCGGGGAGCTGGGCTCCTGGGCACGGCGCGGCCTCGTGGCGCGCGCTGGCGGTCCCGGCCACGCTGGCAGTCTCCTGTGCTTTGTTCCGCAGCGGCAGTGGCAGTTTGGTATCAACGGTGTGAGGACACCTTGGCTAGCGGCGGCCCCTTGCTGCTTGGAAGagctttctgcttctttcccccctcttttttctttccccctcgtTTCTCTTTCTCGACTTCTTTTGGATTTTAAACTCTTGTGATCTTCAAGGAAACCATGGTGCTTCTCCACCCCTCCCTGGTGTTCACAGTGCCCTTGTTTCTGAAGCcttttcagagcagaaactgCCGATCGGTCTGTGCTCGCTTTGAAGCAGCCTGGATGCAGTTTACACTTTAGTGGGACCCGGTTTTTGTTCTGCTGTGTGAATGTTAGCGATGCACTCTCCCTCCTCTGGGGCTGCCCGCCAGCCGCCTGGCACGCGCCTGGACAAAACCTCCCAGACTGGAACAAATATGCATGGCCTCTGGTGTCCGTACTGTTACCGAGCATCCGGGATGCCCGCGCCCGGAATGCCGTTCCCGCGGGGGGCAGCAGCCCCGCGCCTCCCCCTCGGCCTGATCCGCTTCCATCCAACCGCCCGCCGCGGTGGCTTTGGGAGAAGCGGATAGCGCAGAGCTCCCCCCCGGGGAAAGGGCTGCTTCTGGGCTGGGGTCCCGCCGGCCGTGGGGCgcagccagcagccccccggAAGGGTTACTCCTGgctgttttataaatatatatatatttttttgtagCAAGGTATTGTTACCTCACGTTAGCGCTGGGGGCTGGTGCGGAGCCGCCCAAGGACGTGCTCGCATCCCAAAACCGGGCTTGAGCGAGGCAGCCCCCCCGCTGCGCCAGGGGCTCGGCAGCGCCCGGGGGTCTCCCACCCCGGCGCTGGGTCGGCGCTCGGGGTCCCGCTCCCGCAGCCGAGCCCGGCCGTAGCCCTTCCAGTGCCCGTGGCCGTCTCCACCGCAAAGCTGTACACGCTTTCTTTTTCTgatgtgatttttaaaacctCTTACATTGCCTGTTTACTTGGACATTGCTGGCAATACGGACCCCCACACAGACaagtttttgttttatatacTTGCCTATGGGCATATTGTAACAAGACCCTCCTGCATCGATGTCCTAATTTTGCTAAAGATTTTTAACCCAGGATATTTCACGCTGAATGACTGAATGTAGAgggggcaaaaaaacccagcctagCAAAGCCTGTATGGAGATTGTAAAGTGctgaaaaaccttttttaaaagccAGAGAGAAATGTGCCCTGTACTGAGTTACTGTTtgaataaaagttttatttattgcattgagCTGGGCCTCGGTGTCTTTTTCGGCTGCCGTGCCTGTGTGCTGCCCATCACCGCCTGCATCGCCCATTGCACGTCGccatgcctcttttttttttttttctttttttttttcccccctctccatccctcGGCATTAGGCGGCTGCGGGAGACCCGGGGTGCCGCCCGCTGTGCTCGGCCCCTGCAGGCTTTAAACAGCTTTGCTGAGTGGGAGCAGCTAAAACTGTTTAAGGGCCGGGTCCCCCCTCCGCGTGCGTCTcgaggggatgctgctgctgccactgctgcttgCTGCATGCCGAGGCTGCGGCTGCGCTTTCCCGGCCCGGCGGCGGTGGGAAAGCGGTGATGGCCGGAGCGG
This window of the Calonectris borealis chromosome 20, bCalBor7.hap1.2, whole genome shotgun sequence genome carries:
- the BAIAP2 gene encoding BAR/IMD domain-containing adapter protein 2 isoform X1; this encodes MVLPGPPGMSRSEEVHRLTENVYKTIMEQFNPSLRNFISMGKTYEKALASMTYAAKGYFDALVKMGELASESQGSKELGDVLFQMAEVHRQIQNQLEEMLKSFHNELLTQLEQKVELDSRYLSAALKKYQTEQRSKGDSLDKCQAELKKLRKKSQGSKNPQKYSDKELQYIEAISNKQGELENYVSDGYKTALTEERRRFCFLVEKQCAVAKSAITYHAKGKEMLTQKLPLWQQSCSDPNKIPERAIQLMQQMAASSNGTIMPSPLSTSKSNLIISDPIPGAKPLPVPPELAPFVGRMSAQEAMPVMNGVSGPDSDGYNHWSEMKPAQPKSLSPPQPQKQLSDSYSNTLPVRKNVPPKNSYASAENKTLPRSSSMAAGLERNGRTRVQAIFSHAAGDNSTLLSFKEGDLITLLVPEARDGWHYGESEKTKMRGWFPFSYTRVLDSDGSEQVHASLQQGKSSSTGNLLDKDDIAIPPPDYGMASQAFPAQGVNTFKQRPYSVAVPAFSQDYLMPYGCAIKDYSSGLCQPPSAHYKPYARSTAGLDDYGTRSVSRNPFANVQLKPTVTNDRSAPFIS
- the BAIAP2 gene encoding BAR/IMD domain-containing adapter protein 2 isoform X9, which gives rise to MVLPGPPGMSRSEEVHRLTENVYKTIMEQFNPSLRNFISMGKTYEKALASMTYAAKGYFDALVKMGELASESQGSKELGDVLFQMAEVHRQIQNQLEEMLKSFHNELLTQLEQKVELDSRYLSAALKKYQTEQRSKGDSLDKCQAELKKLRKKSQGSKNPQKYSDKELQYIEAISNKQGELENYVSDGYKTALTEERRRFCFLVEKQCAVAKSAITYHAKGKEMLTQKLPLWQQSCSDPNKIPERAIQLMQQMAASSNGTIMPSPLSTSKSNLIISDPIPGAKPLPVPPELAPFVGRMSAQEAMPVMNGVSGPDSDGYNHWSEMKPAQPKSLSPPQPQKQLSDSYSNTLPVRKNVPPKNSYASAENKTLPRSSSMAAGLERNGRTRVQAIFSHAAGDNSTLLSFKEGDLITLLVPEARDGWHYGESEKTKMRGWFPFSYTRVLDSDGSEQVHASLQQGKSSSTGNLLDKDDIAIPPPDYGMASQAFPAQGVNTFKQRPYSVAVPAFSQDYLMPYGCAIKDYSSGLCQPPSAHYKPYARSTAGLDDYGTRSVSRGSHVPASSNLPSLSLAAPMLKWPGFEVPLPVVKTPLPTSN
- the BAIAP2 gene encoding BAR/IMD domain-containing adapter protein 2 isoform X3, producing the protein MVLPGPPGMSRSEEVHRLTENVYKTIMEQFNPSLRNFISMGKTYEKALASMTYAAKGYFDALVKMGELASESQGSKELGDVLFQMAEVHRQIQNQLEEMLKSFHNELLTQLEQKVELDSRYLSAALKKYQTEQRSKGDSLDKCQAELKKLRKKSQGSKNPQKYSDKELQYIEAISNKQGELENYVSDGYKTALTEERRRFCFLVEKQCAVAKSAITYHAKGKEMLTQKLPLWQQSCSDPNKIPERAIQLMQQMAASSNGTIMPSPLSTSKSNLIISDPIPGAKPLPVPPELAPFVGRMSAQEAMPVMNGVSGPDSDGYNHWSEMKPAQPKSLSPPQPQKQLSDSYSNTLPVRKNVPPKNSYASAENKTLPRSSSMAAGLERNGRTRVQAIFSHAAGDNSTLLSFKEGDLITLLVPEARDGWHYGESEKTKMRGWFPFSYTRVLDSDGSEQVHASLQQGKSSSTGNLLDKDDIAIPPPDYGMASQAFPAQGVNTFKQRPYSVAVPAFSQDYLMPYGCAIKDYSSGLCQPPSAHYKPYARSTAGLDDYGTRSVSSPDVEVARF